A genomic stretch from Primulina huaijiensis isolate GDHJ02 unplaced genomic scaffold, ASM1229523v2 scaffold40357, whole genome shotgun sequence includes:
- the LOC140969295 gene encoding uncharacterized protein — MFTSQIVKRLKLRLKNYAVQADLIVLPLPEFDIILGMDWLSLNGAVIDFRQRSVSIRPPSGRPFVFEAARHQQLSHVISCMCARKLIKRGCQAFLACIVSVTEPVNQRLEDVDVVSELSSVSPDDVLVIPLDREVDFSIELMPGIVPISKAPYRLAPTEMKEPKDKIQDLLDKGFIRPSFSTWGAPVPFVKKKDGSMRLCTDYRDLNRVAVKNNYPLPRIKDLFDQL; from the coding sequence ATGTTCACTTCCCAAATAGTGAAGAGATTGAAGCTTCGGTTAAAGAATTATGCAGTACAGGCAGATTTGATAGTACTACCATTACCGGAGTTCGACATCATTCTAGGTATGGATTGGCTTTCGTTGAACGGAGCTGTCATAGACTTTCGACAGAGGTCGGTGTCTATCCGACCACCCAGTGGTAGGCCATTTGTATTTGAGGCAGCAAGACACCAGCAGTTGTCGCACgtcatttcctgcatgtgtgcgaggaagcttatcaAGAGAGGCTGCCAGGCATTCTTAGCCTGCATTGTATCAGTGACAGAGCCAGTCAATCAAAGGCTTGAGGACGTGGATGTGGTCAGTGAGTTGTCCAGTGTTTCCCCTGACGATGTTTTAGTCATTCCACTAGACAGAGAAGTGGATTTCTCTATTGAACTCATGCCAGGGATAGTGCCGatctctaaggcaccctacCGTCTAGCACCTACCGAGATGAAAGAACCGAAAGATAAAATACAAGACTTgctagataagggtttcattcgccctagcttTTCTACATGGGGCGCTCCAGTACCGTTTgtcaagaagaaggatggcagcATGCGACTGTGCACTGATTACAGAGATTTGAACAGAGTCGCAGTTAAGAACAATTATCCGTTGCCGAGGATCaaggatttgtttgatcagctgTAA